The sequence below is a genomic window from Ipomoea triloba cultivar NCNSP0323 chromosome 2, ASM357664v1.
gtctatagctctgaagagaatatccttggcaatattgtccaggttgtttctcttcctatcatcactggtccattcttccctaggttttgggatgtactttggtgtttcttgggtttgaactgcagcagtattaaccattaggatcttgactggtccagaagttaaaacctcggccatctcatcatggagggctgataagtacgcaagcatgcgtgttttccagtcgtcaaacctgctaagatcaaagagaagatgtctcgacaacatgctgtccatattgaaaaattatctcgtgctttgaaagtatttaagaagatttttcaaagaaggatctctaggcaatataaacaaaggtttatatcgatcagagaactcgctctgataccaattgttggtcccaaggggatggggtacaagtctagaggggggggNNNNNNNNNNNNNNNNNNNNNNNNNNNNNNNNNNNNNNNNNNNNNNNNNNNNNNNNNNNNNNNNNNNNNNNNNNNNNNNNNNNNNNNNNNNNNNNNNNNNNNNNNNNNNNNNNNNNNNNNNNNNNNNNNNNNNNNNNNNNNNNNNNNNNNNNNNNNNNNNNNNNNNNNNNNNNNNNNNNNNNNNNNNNNNNNNNNNNNNNNNNNNNNNNNNNNNNNNNNNNNNNNNNNNNNNNNNNNNNNNNNNNNNNNNNNNNNNNNNNNNNNNNNNNNNNNNNNNNNNNNNNNNNNNNNNNNNNNNNNNNNNNNNNNNNNNNNNNNNNNNNNNNNNNNNNNNNNNNNNNNNNNNNNNNNNNNNNNNNNNNNNNNNNNNNNNNNNNNNNNNNNNNNNNNNNNNNNNNNNNNNNNNNNNNNNNNNNNNNNNNNNNNNNNNNNNNNNNNNNNNNNNNNNNNNNNNNNNNNNNNNNNNNNNNNNNNNNNNNNNNNNNNNNNNNNNNNNNNNNNNNNNNNNNNNNNNNNNNNNNNNNNNNNNNNNNNNNNNNNNNNNNNNNNNNNNNNNNNNNNNNNNNNNNNNNNNNNNNNNNNNNNNNNNNNNNNNNNNNNNNNNNNNNNNNNNNNNNNNNNNNNNNNNNNNNNNNNNNNNNNNNNNNNNNNNNNNNNNNNNNNNNNNNNNNNNNNNNNNNNNNNNNNNNNNNNNNNNNNNNNNNNNNNNNNNNNNNNNNNNNNNNNNNNNNNNNNNNNNNNNNNNNNNNNNNNNNNNNNNNNNNNNNNNNNNNNNNNNNNNNNNNNNNNNNNNNNNNNNNNNNNNNtttcttctgtgtctttacgtccttatatatgagagtagaagaatagttccgttggagggaaaactattccgtttgaaattggtctcccacgccgaacatgggtctttgcacaatttcagcatttttcatggagtagtggtcttgtaacttgagccttttgttttgtagtgaatattccatattccactttcttgagtttatgcttcacttgcttcttttgcataaagttactctttttttatgttcccatcattccttgtttggggaatctgaccacttcaggattggtgcacttcttgaccgtttgtggtggaggtctgacgtgtcatccacttccgtccattttgaaacctcccgctcagcacctcttcaatattttatctccatgatattcttcttctccaaacttagagtattttatctgcacatgttgcctaacattcagcctcttggagaagtgccggtttatcgagaccatcaaagatgtctcgaccacttgatgtttcaatcccatgtatcgagaggtctatctctcgaatattctttacgtctcgaactcgataggtatatcgagaggtccttacctctcgaacttggcttgtgtctcgagacttagttgatgtctcgtagacccttattcctccagagttgtctcgtgcctgcttctgatctatctgtttgcttacaacacgaaaacttctaagttgttcaaataagtttaccttaagcttaaatatttcccgagttgagctcaaattacccggttgtattttcgctcttagtttacttatcgaacttacattgttttgcctatgtatcgagacttggggattcttacttaacagttggtatcatcaaaacctattacatgatgttcctaacaatttccccctttttgatgatgccaacacttatacttacttatatggctgatttgaaaaagaaaaagcattgattttattttcagcgcatatggtaagtttgacaactgatctactaaagcaagaataaccaaactcacgcaacaccccaacaaaagatatatatattatcataacaggagtgttttacagggctttagcagaaaagagagaagataaagaacaacatcaaattcgaatgcatgtagacatcgagagcttactgcttattcgctttcctcttctcgtttatggctgctcgtgtcttgtggaggtcttcaaagttcacctgctctagatattcgtttgatatatccaggtgaaggtaattgacaaaggcttcacctatgaagttgccttcaatcaccccatctctccaccattcgatgcattccggaagagtgagaccgctatgaagagctaagtcagttttggtaagaagacttactatgattccatgaagatattcgtttgagtcttctttggtccctgccttgtagctctgtaggagtagcttgtctctcttctctttggctgtttgttgttcttgtttctttcttctgatttccttgtcttcttctcttctttctcctatttccagtgaacgctggatccttaacatatctgctctttcagcttcctccatttgttttcttgttgactttggaacttttggaggaggaggaggtccagctggttcacttgccgccctcttcttgctggttgaagtccctccctgagtcttcttttcccccttgttggcatcatagcggagggaaagtaaggaggacaaaccgtcgaagagtgcatggatttgggcaggcatttggtgcgacaggtcagtgagtatggtttgcatcacatcctgtcgaagttcacttgagcgttggtgggcttgaagttctgctcgtaactcggcgaattcagttctcatcctttcagtctctgctcgagctaccgcagcctcatccgcagccctttgtgctgcattctcagcccacactgcttgttcgagaagttcttccatcaaagatgtctcgaccacttgatgtttcaatcccatgtatcgagaggtctatctctcgaatattctttacgtctcgaactcgataggtatatcgagagtccttacctctcgaacttggcttgtgtctcgagacttagttgatgtctcgtagacccttattcctccagagttgtctcgtgcctgcttctgatctatctgtttgcttacaacacgaaaacttctaagttgttcaaataagtttaccttaagcttaaatatttcccgagttgagctNNNNNNNNNNNNNNNNNNNNNNNNNcaaattacccggttgtattttcgctcttagtttacttatcgaacttacattgttttgcctatgtatcgagacttggggatttttacttaacagttggtatcatcaaaacctattacatgatgttcctaacaaattcaacaaagaaaaaaatgtatttcaaagtttaatttaaaattagtggCATTTTCGTGCACATTTAAATACAACTTTTTTCACTCAAATTTCGATGTCAattacttctaaaattttattttcacttacaattaagatcaatatataaattctaaataaatatttatcaagtataaaatattgaactgtatataaaatatttttttaaaataattgggccccaaaaattgggggccctgtgcggtcgcCCCGGCGAGACATGGTCAGGGTCGGCCCTGGTTATATGATGCCTTTGTTGTAGTTTAGTAATATATTGATGTAGTGTATTTTTGTTGCCATATGGATGTATGTtgctagcttttttttttaaaacaataacttaattcattaaaccATTCTCAAGACAGTTTACAAGAAAAGAGAGAGGAGTATCTAACCATTCCCCACAACTTGTCACAGAAAATGCCTCCAGTGCAACAGTACGTGCGGTACAATTCGCAGATCGTTTAACAAAATGAATATTAACATCACCAATCATATGTGTTAATTCTTTTACATCATCAACTAACAGTCCAAAGGCAGAATTAAAGGAAAAACTATGAATAACATTAAAAACAATTTGTGAGTCCATCTCAACATCAACAGAACCCATACCAGTGTTTAACAGTAAAGCTTCAGTTTCTTTAACAGTAAAGCTTCCCGGCATACAGATATTTTTTGCTGCAAAAAATCTACCATCATCATAACGTAGGACCCAACCTAGACCCATCAAGTTGTTATCATAATTTAAAGCAAcatcaatatatatttcatttcacATGCCCGTTTCTGGCTACACCATCGCATGACATTCGGACTTGTGGTACCTATAACCGGGAGGTCATTTGCAGTTTTCCAATTCTCCAAAAAACTGAATGCACTACGCAACATATGGTTGACATCAATTGGAAGCACTTTCCAAACATGATCATTTCTGCTATTCCATATAACCCAACAAGCAACAACAAACTTAGCAAGCAAATCACCTCGTAATATATTAATACACTCAAAAACCCATTCACTCACATTATGGGCATCGACAGATACAAACACACACAACTTGTTCCAAATATTAACAGCTTCTCGGCATTGAACGAAAAGATGGAATGCACTTTCATCTTCGGTCCTACACATATGGCAAGTCAATGGCCAGTGAACATGGCGCAAATTAAGAGCATCTCTTGTAGGAAGGTAAACTGAAACCAATTGCCAGCAAGGACGACCATCTTGAGCCACCATAGTAAGTTGTTTGTAAGCATATTTAACCGTATACTATCCTTTCTGATCCCAGCACCAAATCCAATCATCTTTGGGCTTCCGCATGCTAATaggaatatttaaaattaaattagcatAACCAGTATCAAAAATATCCCTAACGCACTCTTCATCCCACCTCATACCTTGCATATTCAAGAGAGGATGTTTGTTGCTAGTTAAGCCATGTATTGTTAACTTTCATTCTTCATGAGAATCATGTGTCTTCATTTCCAATGGCTATGGCAACCCGAGCACCCAGACAGGGATAACATCCCTACCGACCGAAAAATATAACCCTAACCGGAAGGTCTCAATTGGCAAGACAAGGACCAATAGAAGTAGGAAGAATGAAATTGGAAACACAAGCCCGTTATCCACTAGAGACAATGGAGGGAAGACCAATTTTTGACTACATCTAGAATTCAAAATGGATCAATAAATTTTATCGATATTTAGAAAGATAAACTCGTATAGTTATTATTGTAATAACAATTACAAGTATAACGAGAACAATACAGTCGTTGGACTGCTTGCGTTCTTATTAGGACATTGTGGTTTATAATTGTCCGGGTTCTTACAAAGAGAACAACGCATCACTTTTCCATTCTTTGATACTCTTTTCTTTGCAAGGTTGGTTACATGCAAGGAACACACGCTTTGGCTCATTCCTCACAAAGTGGATATTTCTCTTTGAGTAAACTGCATAATTGATCATTGCCTTTTTAAACTGTTTCCCATCATCATATAGGGTACCCACTTCAAGCTCAACTAACTCCACATTTGGATTGTACGAAGGGTATTTAAATCTACTTGTTGTTGCATTGGTGGTATACTCATATTATGCTTCCACCTCTTCTTTTTCAGATTGATAGCTCAATGGGTCATCACAGTCACAATAGTGACTTTACACATAATCATTCTCACCCAAAGTTACATTTTCAGTGTCACCTTCTGCCCTAGCCCTTCGAATTTCCTCATCATTATTTTCTGCATTACGGCACTCAACATCAacaaagtcaacttcatcttgaCGACTTCTTTCCAAATCATAATCTCCATCTTCATGACTGCTTCCcaaatcatcttcttcatcactaTAATGACTATATTCATCACCAGGCCACTAGATTGAACTTGTTCATTCTCTGCATGATTAATCAAACCAGGATCATTATCTACATGAGTACCCACACTAGGATCATCTTCAACATCTTCTTCAATATCATCTGCATGCTCAGGTTTTGGTAATGGTTAATTTTTAACAAGCTCTGCATGACTGCATCATCTATCCCATGCTCAACATACAAGTCAATTGTACCCCAATGTTGAGCCAAGTAACTCATGTGCAGTACTGCAGTGTACTTCTATCATTATTTAACAACTATAGGCTTCAAATTTTACCATACATGTCCTCCTTAATAAATTtccactacaaaaaaacgcgaaaatagcgacggattcaTTCCGTTGCTACTTTAACGACGGATTAGCGATGGATTAGTGACagatttacctttttttttaaaattgacatttagcgacggattgaCGACGGTACTTTGCGACGGAAGAATTTTGTCGTTAAATACTATACGTAGCTAATATTAGCGGTAATTTTTCGCACAAAAAATTGAGACAGATTAGCGACGGActgattaaaaatttttaattgctACAGATTAGTGACGGAAATAATCATCCGTCGTTGCGTTTTAGATCGtggttttttttcaaaatagcGACGGATCAGTCGCTACCTAGCGACGGAATTTGGTATCCGTTGCTAGGTAGCGACGAATATGGTATCCGTCGCTAACTATAAAAtcacaatttatattttgtatacaaaaatagcgacggattttagGATCCGTCGCTATATTTAGCGACAGATTTcatttccgtcgctaaaacATTATGCGCGCGAGTTTATTTGACGGAGCGggaatttttttactaaaacttagcgacggaattatgaatccgtcgctatatttagcgacggatcctaaaatccgtcgctaaaacaTTATGGTGCGGTTTCATGTGACGAAGCGGGAATTTATTTACTAAAACTTAGCTACGGAATtttatttccgtcgctaaacgtATATATACAAGATACCAGATTGCGAACTTTTTTTATTAAACCCTAAACATTGTTCCAGCCGCCAACAACTCTGCCAGTACTGTCGACCGCTGCCCATCACCCATCGCCCACCGCTGCCCATCGCCCATCGCCGATCGCTGACAACACTGCCGGCGCCGCTGCTCGCCTCTCCGACCGCCGTAGCCTGCTCTGCCGAACCCACTGCCCATCGCCTGCTCTACCGCCGCCGTTGCTTGCTTGGCCGACCGCTGTTTCCTTCTCTGCCGAACCCACCGTCGTTGCCGTTGCTTTCTTCGCCTACCGCCGCCGCTTCCCCCACCGTGCAGCACTGGTATGTATAACAGAAATGGCGATTGAGATTGAAGAAAGGCATGCTGTATTTCAGGGCATACCACTGTCTAATTCTCTGTAATgtgcaatttattattttttaaaattcatttttgcAGGTAGTAGTTGGATATGCATCACTTCCACTATCCACTCCTGCCTCCTGCTCAGTAAGCTTCTTTTCTTCAGGTTCTGTTTTTTATCTTTGACTATATCATGCTTTATCTCCCCATTGTTCATAGAATATAGCGAACTTGAATTAAATGTAGTAAACCTGTTTCTTACAAGAATTTAATAATTGTGTTGCTTCTTAACTCTGTTCCTTCTGATGATTCCCTTttttatgcaagttttttcTAATATACTTGAGCAATGTACTATGTACTGGTTCAAGTTAAGAGCATTTCCAAAGAAAAGATGCATTATTGTTAAAATCTCCCTTTTTAATCCACATTTCTTCTTTTCAACTGGTGCTTGGTGTTAGGGTCGACTAACTTGTGTAGCTTTGGAAATCAATTCAGATTTGATTGGCATGTCTTTCTGTTGTTACTAACCAAGTAGCAGTAGAATCCCCCTATTTCTTAACCTCAAAGGACTTAAATATAGCTTTGCAAAAAGTTTTCCTATCTAAAACCATTCTCACTTACTCTCTCTAGCAGTATTATTGCCAAATCCTATACGTTGCAAAGTTACTATAGCATTTCTATTCTGCTGTATGCTTTTTAGCTCTTCTGTTTGTCTCTGACTAATATAAATTTTGCCAATTTAAACTTACTCTAATTCATATCTTTAAAGACAAGTGTTATGACTTTGTGTTCCTTAATCCAGGCTCAAATATGAGATCTCCTTACCAGTTATGAAGGAGTTAATTCCTCATTATCTCCAAGACAGTGGGAAGGTGTGTCTTCAGTAGTTTGTTGGGTTCCTTCTTTTCCCCTGCAAGTCTTTGGACTGCTTTCCAGCATATTTAGTTAGACTTAGTCTTCATTTTTTCTTCACTCCCCTCCTTTCCCTCACCAACTTTGATGAACTTCTGATTTAGCGCACCAGGGTTCATGATATTATATGCATTTCTTATCACtgtctcacttttattttatattctaacACCCCAAAAAGTTATCATAAGTAGGCTGCAAATTCATTGTAGTCATGCTGACTTGTATATCAATTCATCTTTGCTCCTGTAAGAATCATTTTGTTCTATTTTTTCTTGTTGACTTGTATATCAATTCATCTTTGCTCCTGAATTCTTTTGCTTTCAACCTGTTAACTTTTGCTTTTAGTTGTTATTTCCCACTTAGTTCTTAGTTTGCTGAGATTTCTGCCTACTGTCTTCTCTTATACTGCAGGTTAAAGATGTTTTTCTGCCATGGTATAATGCATATAGGTTCCTTGTTCAGAATGTAAAAAGATTTGAGGTTGATGGGCTTGGGGCATTTACtccttttgataaaaaaaaactcttcaatcTTCTTTAAATGTCCTTGATCAATGGATCAACTCAGCAACTAAAAGTTTAGTACATTTTGTTCGACAACAGATGGCTGCATACAGATTGTATACGGTTAGTTTTCTTTAACAAATATTGTTTTGGTTAGTGAATTATGGGATAATGAACTCAAGTATAGTTAGTGTATTGCCAATGGCTCTCTTTTTCCCCTGACCAATCAGTCTATGGTCTTGTTTCattcttttcattatttattccCTCTTTTAGATGTAGTTGGTCACTTGCTTGGTTTCCAAAAGAGAcgagttttattttaaaaatagaataaaatgatTAGTTGTTCAGGATCAAATCTTTTTCATTTATTCATTCTAAATGCATATATGCTGTTTGTTTGGTGGATCCAGGTGCTCTTGACTTCATTTGGTGGATACAAGTGCTCTTGACTTCATGCAAAGCAATGGCTCCATTCACACCTTTCTTTACTGAGGTTCTATATCTTAAAGGGTGATCATTGAATTATTATAACTGAATATTCTGTTTCTTATAACTTTTTGTAGAGGTTCCTTGGGAGGCTTGTCAAGATTTGACCCTCATCATCTTAATAATAGCTGGCGTGGCATCTCTGGGACTTGGAATAGAAACAGAAGTATGTGTTCTTCTCTTATTGTTTACTTTAGAGAATCTACTCTTGTGAACTTGTATAAGGATTGCTGACTCATGCATTTTGTCTTAAGTTTGTTTTAAGTTCTCAAATAATTCCTTGTTGTTAATAATATAGAACATATCACAGGTATAGTCTAGTTAAACATATGTAATAGATAAAATCTATTTGTGTTTTTCAAAGATGAGGAACATATAGGATATGATCTTGCCGGGAAGATAATAATCAACATAAAAGAGAAACAAGatagatgtgtgtgtgtgtgtttatatttatatatataatggtttgatatatttatatatttaagttaTTCAGAACATGCTATGCAGTACGTAGAAGCAGATGATCAAGACTATGTTAATGAGACCTCTCCCACACCAGTGCTCCCACTTGGTTCATCTACAAATGGCCAAATACATTCACCCTGCTGCTAAGGAAAAGGATTGGCATATAGCTTTACAAACAAATACTGCTAGTTCTTTTGACCGTGCTTTGATGTCTAATGGACCGATACTACATAAGTCTTAGCTGAAGCTCCAGATTATGAAATCTAGTAgattatgtattttaatgtatttgatATCATTTCTAACGATGTTAGACTTTACAATGCAATAcctttgttattgtttttgagtttgaatttcttaatataatatattttgcgattatattattgaagtactatagtatagattaatataggTATGAGATATAAAATAGCggcatattatttttaaaatttaacaactGACAAAAGTTGTAGCAAATTCGTAGCTAAAACACCTTATAACAATAAAGAATGGCAACGAAATAGTGACGGAAATATTCGTCGCTAtacttagcgacggatattttcGTCTCTATTCGCTTACAAATTTCGTCACCAGTGGCGGATTTTTTATTGGTTTAGCGATGGAATTTCCGTCAttagatttagcgacggaattttccGTTATTATGTTGTAAATTTTGTCATCAAATCGTCGCCCAGAGAAAAATAGCGACGGATTGTTTtcgtttagcgacggatatttccgTCGCAGAAGTTAGCGACGGAAAAGAACTGCGTCGCTAAATTCTAGCGACACGCCTTTTAGCGACGGACAAATTCCGTtgctaatccgtcgctaaattgtttagcgacggattatcgctatttagcgacggaattggTCCGTCGCTATTTACGTGTTTTTTTGTAGTATTCAATAAGTGATGATTTGACGAAAAATCGGGGTCCATCGTCATTGTTTCCACCTCACCATTTACATAGTCCATCACAGGTTCTTAGACAAAATTGCCACCATGGTGAATTCTTAATTCTACAGTGGAATACATTTTACAAAATAAAGACATgttatattgtattaaaaacaTTCTAACTGgataataaaaatcatattgcCAAAAAATAAGCCTTATTgccaatatattttttcttgccAATAAGCATCACTTACTGTCAGTACATTGTTTCCTTACAAAATTGTAGGGACCATTTACTTACATAACTGTAGAGACCATTCAATAacctaatttataaaatacaacaACTACACTAATTGAGTGCATTCATCAGGACCACATCACCCAAAATGTCTCCATTATTGACCACATAATGGGACTCAATTCATAAACAAATACAGTCAaagataaacaaataagcatatCAAAAAGAATATTTGAAATTACACACTATAAAAAGCTACTGCCCATTCACCATAAACATATAAAAAGCATATCACAAAGCATATTTTGAACCACACCATATAAAAAGCTACTACTCATTCATATCTACTGCTAGCATATCAAAAAGAGTCATATATGTAGCCCATAAATAACAAGACGGTGAGGaggatgaagaaaaagaaaaataccttCAACTTCTAGTGGAGTGGAGCGCCGGTGGTGGAGCGACGCTGTGGTGGGCAGTGGTGGAGTGACGCTGCTAGGTTGACGGTGGTGGAGCAAAATTTCTTTCTCAAGcttttaaatttctttaatttcattttttttatttaagctTATGTGGCAACTCAAATACAAAACAAATCTTATGTGGCAAGTTAGGTGTGCAGTTACTGGCACTTAAACGATAGGTAACCGGTTAATGGGTTTCAATGCCTTAAAATTGTGAGTTAATAtgttcaattgcactttttaaaagttcgtgagcctaattgacttttcgcaAAAAGTTCAGAGGCCTATTTGCACATTTTccctatttatttttataacccAGGATTCCTAGACTAGTAGACTCTATGAACTCGATCCCATGCCTATAAGAAAGTAAATCGAATCAATTAACTTCAAAATTTCTACTATACTTGGTGCTAGAAGAAAGCTTAAGCAAGTCAATTTAATTTCACTAACaacgtgtttggttcatggaataggtcgggaatggaataccattcTCGGGAATAGAtttattccattgtttgtttgtttgttttttttttttttgttttttttttctagaaataGCATTCCTAGGAATaagctattccctttgcagggggaatagccattcctaggggaccccctggtattagctattcccaagtatTCGGGAATagtttttatactataatactGAAAATACCATTGTGTATTAtaacccttatatatataatatggatatatatatatatatatatatatatatatatatatatatatatatatatatatatatatatatatatNNNNNNNNNNNNNNNNNNNNNNNNNNNNNNNNNNNNNNNNNNNNNNNNNNNNNNNNNNNNNNNNNNNNNNNNNNNNNNNNNNNNNNNNNNNNNNNNNNNNNNNNNNNNNNNNNNNNNNNNNNNNNNNNNNNNNNNNNNNNNNNNNNNNNNNNNNNNNNNNNNNNNNNNNNNNNNNNNNNNNNNNNNNNNNNNNNNNNNNNNNNNNNNNNNNNNNNNNNNNNNNNNNNNNNNNNNNNNNNNNNNNNNNNNNNNNNNNNNNNNNNNNNNNNNNNNNNNNNNNNNNNNNNNNNNNNNNNNNNNNNNNNNNNNNNNNNNNNNNNNNNNNNNNNNNNNNNNNNNNNNNNNNNNNNNNNNNNNNNNNNNNNNNNNNNNNNNNNNNNNNNNNNNNNNNNNNNNNNNNNNNNNNNNNNNNNNNNNNNNNNNNNNNNNNNNNNNNNNNNNNNNNNNNNNNNNNNN
It includes:
- the LOC116010760 gene encoding uncharacterized protein LOC116010760, whose product is MVAQDGRPCWQLVSVYLPTRDALNLRHVHWPLTCHMCRTEDESAFHLFVQCREAVNIWNKLCVFVSVDAHNVSEWVFECINILRGDLLAKFVVACWVIWNSRNDHVWKVLPIDVNHMLRSAFSFLENWKTANDLPVIGWVLRYDDGRFFAAKNICMPGSFTVKETEALLLNTGMGSVDVEMDSQIVFNVIHSFSFNSAFGLLVDDVKELTHMIGDVNIHFVKRSANCTARTVALEAFSVTSCGEWLDTPLSFLVNCLENGLMN